The genomic region CAAAGCAGATATATGTGCATTCGTAAAAGAATCATACACAGCTGACGTCTTGTTATGATGTTGGAGATGTcaggctatttttaaaaacaaacaccacTTTAACTCTCTAATAAGGGGGAATGACTGCTTGGAAAATGTCTAACGAGTTCCAGTTGCATATACAGTCTTATCTATTTAGTACATCACTAGAGTTTAATAACTTACTCTCCCCCTCCAAGGTCTAATGAAGTTACATCTCCATTGATAAAATAGGTGTTGTCTCCACTCCATTTGAAAACCTAAAGGAACAAGATACAGCTTCAGTAAGAAAAATATGAGACAGTGTTAAGACAATATTTGTTGGTTTCAGCCCACAACATGCCAAAGATGGCTTTCTTGCTTCCCTGTTCctcttgtatttattattttaaaagtttgcataCTGTCTCACTGATATATTCCGACGAATAATTAATATATAATGAAATGTAATGATAAATCTACTtgtttataattattttattacatCTCATTGCTGTCCCCAGAACTTTCCTCAGAGTTAGAGTTTTTAAGGTGCTCCACTGTGCTTTAGTACAAAATAGTCCAAGTAGTGTGCAAATTTTAGTTTTTACTTATGCTGAATAAAGATGAGCAAAATACATAAGTAGCCTGAATAGAGAGAGGAGAAAAATCAATTTACAGCTAGCGCCTtaaccagggtctgcaacctgtggctctccagatgttcatggactacaaatcacatcagcccctgccagcatggccaattggcagcggctggtgggaattgtagtctggagactacatctggagagccacaggttgcagacccctggctttgACCATCTGCCACAGCTGACAGCCTTATGGAAGGCCTAATTAAAAATTTCCTCTGGTCTAACACTGAATTGCTCTCCCCACCCACCTACTTTCTTTGTactctgcactgcactgcactgcactgtaaTAGTTGTATGCAAAGACACCCCTGATCCTTCGACAAAAAATTTGAACAGATGTAACTTTTGATCAGGCCAAAACGAATTCCCGTTTCCTTGAAATAAGAGATAGCAAGAAGAAAGCTTTTTATCATTCTTTTGCCAAGCTCTCATCCACACAATCGTTTCAGGAGATAATCTACAAAGAGGGAGACATTTGACATATATGTGATGGGGATAAAGGACTGCAAAAGGGTTTTTGAGGGCCCAGTAGGCTAAGCTGCCCATAAAACATTTCATACACACAAAAACAATCGAGAAAAAAGTAGCTGTAATAGCGACCCTTGGGAACAGCCTGGTGCAAAGGCCAGCATCTTGAAGGGAAAATCCACAGAAATTAACACCTTCCACTCAGGATTGGGCACAGGCACCTTTGGACCCTTGCCTATGATcaacattttggggaggaggggaagaacttTTTTTGGATGTTTTggatgttttttttcaaaagcactgTTTGTTAGTTACATGGAGGAAGggtaaattcattttatttaaagtgAATTGCTCTTCTCTGGCCAGaatattattatttacttaacaaaaatttttctttgcctttctgccctcacaagggttATCAAGGGCCATTACATTAATAGTAAATGTGATGATGTTCTGGTGTGCTTTTCTCTTCTGCCTTACTGATGTTTCTACCATCTATCTGGTCTTACAGCAAAATCTCAAACTGTATGTATACAATGGCTCCCCCTAAGAGTCTTCGCAGATCCTCCTGCCTGTTTATTACTGTTTTGAAATACTGTATTTGCAAGTCTCATTCATTTTTCAGATAAGCATAAAGACATTGAAGGTGTCGCAATGCACCATACCTTGAAAAGAGGGTTAAACGTGTATAGGAAAGTTTCTCCTGTGCCATAATAGTGATCACTAAACTTGAAAGGATGCGTTGCGTAAGCCCCAAATatctgaaaaaacaaaaataaccattatactgaggaggaaagagaaaaggcaACTTTGAATGCAGAAATCCTTTGAAAATGCATGAATAGTAAAAGTGCAATCCACTGGAGGAGAGGGTAACTGCTACTTATGCTAGTGTAAAGGGTGCAAACACCACTGCCAAGATATGCCAACAAAAGAGCATGGTGTGGCAATGCCCAGACACAACAGTGAACATCTGGCACAGAGGCTGGCACCAAAGAGGGTATGCCTAGGGATGGAACTGGCATtgattgctccccctcccctcccctgagccTTTTCAGGATAGGAATGCCCACATTTGGCAGTGCATAGTTATGATGGCAAAAACTTAGAAACAGGCTAGCATTTCTGGTCTTTGAGGATTGGGGTATGCCTCTGTTCTAGTGGTGGCTGCGGTGCAGCAAGCCGCTTAGTAGCTGTCTCAGCTGTGCCATTGCTGTGCCTTCCTTGGCGcagctctctcgctctctcgcttTCCCACCTTGCCCCTCATGATTTGCAGCTCCTAGAATCAACTTTGACAAGGATGGCACATCCTGCATGTTCTTTGAACATCCAAGATCCTGGTAGTATATCTCTTCAAGACAACTGAGGAACTAAACAAAACAGTCAGGTGGCTGATCTCAGCTGTCCAGCCAGGGAGTCTTTTTAGTTATCTTTGTTGATACTCTTTAATCAAATGTGTTTACCTGTGGAATGATATTATGTTTTAATAAAGCTTCTAAATTTTATCCCAAGTAGGGCTTCTTAACTGGGGCAAGTTGAAAAGCCTGGGTTACATTAGCAAGATTACTAGTGTACTGAGTTTTCTTTCCAACTGGGAACACGGCCCAGCAATCTTGCTTTTTGGTGTGTATTTACTGTGCTGCAGGGAATTTTAAAGAGAAAGTAACATAAGCACACTTTCTGCATTGGAAACTCTCAGATTACTATTTTTGCCATGTGGAGGCCCCCAATACTAACAATAATCTTCTATATTTTATTAAGCATGGTTATTAATCCAGCCCTTCTCCTGGAAGTAGGCCATATTTTGATTTACACTACGTGGGCATACTGGCACACCTCTATCTGCACTCACAAAGGGATTCATCAGTAATTAAACTAACAATTTTACTTAGTTCCTAACCTGATTGTCCATATCTTTGACAACAAGAAGGACTGGACTATCAAGAGACGCCGATTTACGATAAAGTGTTTTCAGACTAGTTCCATGCTCCTGTGTGCTGTACACAAGCCTCCAAGGATACCCCTGAACCCTTGCTGGCAGGCATCGGGCAAGCTAGAAGTAAAAGAAAAATCTACAAGTTAAAACACAACCATGTTGCTCATACCAAATATGTCACTGGAAAAAACCTGTCCGGCAAGAGAAATAAGTGGTCTCACCCATATTTGGTGAAGTTGTGTTTCTATATAAGAAAGGGAGGCAGTTCATCTTAAACTCAAGAGGCATGTGAAGAATACTTAGATCAGGATCTGATCTCTTTAGTAATCCATTCAATATTGCTAAGTGCCACAGTACTATCCAGTGCACAAAAAATACTTAAACAGTTTCTGTCCAGTGAACTTACAGTCCAGTGGACACTCCACGGACAAGATGGtagtttttccagctctgcattgTCTTTTCTGAGATACTCTGACCAGAACAACACACAGTATCCCAATAAGACTGCACCATAAATCTATgtaggggagggggcatggctcagcggtagagcatctacttgccctgcagaaggtcccaggttcagtccctggtatctccagtttaaaggatgaaGTAGTAGGTGGTGTGAACAGCTTCTACCAGAGCCTctagaaagccactgccagtctcagcagacaatactgactctgatgaactaatggtctgattcactaCATGGCAGCGTCATGCGAATCATTATACTATTGGCTGTTTCATCTTCAGTCCTTTTCCTAACAATCTTTCCTGATAAAAGTTCCATCTTCTCGCTGCTGCGGCACACTGGGTTGATATTTTTTATTGAACTATCCAGTACAACTCCAAGGTCTCTCTCCCTGTCAGTTTCAACAAGTTTAGACCTCATTAGTATGTTCTCTTCATAAATAGGAATTGTCTTGGTCCTGGCTTGCATCTGCTTGTGAAAGCTACATTTCTTGATGCTTGAAACAGTTGGCCTATCCATGATTCTGAAAAACGGGTACGTACCTAAAGATTCCTATTATGGCCTATACTGAAATAAAAATTACTGTTAGAACTGTGAGAAGGAAAAAGATCCTTTGACTTCTGTGCACAGAGGAAAAGACAGGATACAAATGtttaattttcaaaaaagaaagaatggtTATTTCATCCAAAACTAGCAAGGTTTGGATGAAATCAAGTCTACCTGCTCTATGTGCATATTTTCTAGCAGAGCACTCTGGTTTTTCAACACAGGCAAtgcatcatcattatcatcatcctCTTCACCATCTTCTTCACAATAGCTGCAAATGCTCTGCCGGCGTTTTGCTTCTTCTACAGTGATAATCTAAACAAAACAGATACGAAGGCATTGTAAACAAAACATGGTAGACTGATGGTATTTTCATAATTTAGGTCAGTCCTAGTTGTGACAGATTACTTTCTTTATAAAGGTGGAAAAAAATTACCCAACCATGAGAACAAAAGACTGTACCTTAAACTGGAGCACACTAGGTAGGTTTTGAAGTTTGATGACCCAAATGAAGGGAGTCTGCAAAGCACtttgtgcatttaaaaaactACAGGTAAAAGACAACACCACTGCTTATTCATTCTGAGATTAAGGTGGGAAGGGTGAGTATGAAAGATATGTAAAAACTTCTCATCCTTTGTAATGAAGTTTGAGAAAAGAAGGACAAAAAAGGGCAGAAAAAATATAGATTTACAGCTCTCTGAATCCATATGTCAAGACTCCAAATGGCCAAGAAGGAGCCATGGTTACAAAATAAACAATAGACCAAAATAAGTGCATCACACACTTCACTGACTACAACACTGTGCTGTGATGTTCACAAAAATAATATGTAGAACGTTTTTCAAAATATAACTAAATTTCACTGTGATTACTGGAACTAAACAGATTTGTTAACATCAACTACCCAGTATGAAGAACCCTACTATTTATCCAAACGGTGACTCTGTGTATCTTCCACGTGCTTCAAATAAATGGGCTATGCTGATAACAGAACAAAAGTCAGAGATCACTAGAGCTTACAAAAAGTGATTTAAAAAGCAACCTACCTGCACAGTGGGTTCTTGGTGAGGTCTGGCACTGTATATTATTTGAAAATTCAAGGGTATTTGCTGAACTTTCATTCTTAGGACTTTTTTTCCCTGTCACTACCGCCATCAGCTCCCTCACCACGAATGAAGTTGTTTCTTTCTAGCATGAGCTGTGAAACAGTCAATACTTCCTTGTAGTATTCACTTTCGTTTTCTACACTAAACTGCACAGGAAGGCTTAGCAACAGTCTCAGCACAAAAGAATGTTCTTTGAAATGTGCTAGGAGTCAAAGGCCTGTGGTAGCTAAGTGAGGACATTTTATTTACACATTGGGAGATAAAAGCCCATTTGGTAATGGCTTTGGTTTAGCATCTTTAAGGAAACCAACTCCCAAGATTTCTAGGAAAACACACTTCAGCCAGACCCTGGGATTCTGTCTCTCACACCCCTTCTCTGCAAGTACATTTCCTCCCCAAGCTGTACTGATCAAACACCCATTAACAGCCAATTGCTACCAGCATGGTAACTGTCACATTCTTTCCTGATCTCATTTACCTTCAGCCTTTAAAATTCGTGCTTTGAAGGCTTAGTGCAAAGGCTAGTGATTGATAAGCTTAACTGGGGATAGCCCAGGGGAAAACGTCTACCTTCCAGAAATGTTAATTTGCTCAAAGAGAAATATGTATGTGTTTATACAATCCTGGAAAACTTCTCATATTGCAAAGATTAAAGTGCAGAGATTTTAGCAAGTCTTAGGAACTACTCTGCAAATTAGTACCACATATTTTATCATTGTCTTTCTAAACTTTGTGTTACACTTACTCATTTTTATCTTTTAGATATATCTAGCTTCTTTAATTTAAGCTTCTACATAATCACATACCACAAGTGCTTAGGTGCCCCAAAATGGTACTGACTTTAATAGATGTGGCAAGTTAGGaacctgcaagaaacttgtggggaagtgcaccccttcccccctttgctcccttccctttcctctcttctctaATGAACTTGTATCTCTTTCTCACCCACGCATCTTCTtttattttccctgcctctctttctcctcttccatctctatcaatattttaaaatgtttttaaccccACCCCACTATTGTCAGCGAAGCAGCCAGTCTGCCACAGATAGGTCAGAAACAGATAGGTCTGCTGTGGTTCCCAGACACCACCCCCTCTCAGCGAAGCAGTCCAGTCCACTGTGGCTCCtgttcacacgcacacacatcagTGATGTAAGCCAGGTGCACCGTGGCTCCCAGCCACTCCACACTCAAGCTGTAAGCAACACAGCTAGGTCTGCCACAGCTCCCATCACCAACGTAGCCAACCCCTCCCCATCATCAGCGAAGCATCATCAGCGAAGCAGGCAGTTCCACTGTGGCTCCCATCCAGCCCCCTCCCATGCACCAGGTGAGAATTTACCCCCCccaccaatgtatttttttaaccaattacagatttttctacaaagcggggggggggggggtctccccaaGTTTAGGGTAAAATCTTCTTTTTCTCCACGTGGCCAGATCTGCTGATCCACAGATCTACCAATGCTTGAGAAGGATATACTTTAAGTAATGAGTATCTCACACCAAAATGAGGGAAGTGTGAGATGCTCAGCACCTAAAATGGACAGTTACAGATCCAGCCTCATCTTCTTCCCCTCCTGAACCACTTCTCACCAAAAATGCTCTCTAACGTGGGGACTTTTAAGTCAGGTTTtgtaatatcatatataaaatgAGGTAACACATTCTCAGAGGCTGACAATTCCTAAAACATACACTTATCAGTATATAATGTGTCCAAACCCTTATATatagaacagtaaaaaaaaattaaattgtgctAGATGGCAGGTAACATTTTATGGgtcacaaatggaaaaaaaaattgggaccAATAAAATTGggccccctgacccaaactttatGAAACTCGGGGGTTCATGTAAGAAGAGGCACCTGCAGCTCCACAtcaaatttggtgtctctaccaTAAATCCTCTTCCCCCCAGAGCCTTGCAAAGGTTTCTCATGGGTTTCAATataactccgtggtggcgaacctttggcactccagacgttatggactacaattggccatactggcaggggctgatggggattgtagtccataacgtctggagtgccaaaggttctccaccactgataTAACTGTTCTggaattttaaagaattttaaagAGCTATTTGATTGGAGCAAAAACATGCTTTAAAACATTTGGCTATTTtgaatattgctttttaaagctCCATTCAAATGGTATCTTTTTCAGTTTGGCATATTAGACATCAGTTCGAGCCCCCGAATTGACGATGGACCTCTGGTTTAGGAATGATCATTAACTAGGCTAAATTCTACTATATTCCAATGGTACTGAACATTTTTGTGTGGAATATGAATCCTCTTTTTGCCATGTATAAAAGTAGTTTTatccaataataaaatatttggtATAGAACTAATTTAAGAAAATTGATTTTGTATTTATAAAATAGGAAAATTGTTGAAAGCAAGTGTCCGAAACCATGAGGATAGCGTGTTGAAAAGCAGCTGGAGGACTGAAATAGGTTTTCCAATAGTGTCTGGTTTTCAATGCCGTCTCAATATATTACCCTTGTGTTTCGAAAGTTCTTTCTGTAACTAAGGGGACTAGTATCCAAACAACCTCAGCTAACAGAAGATTATAATCATCAGAGAGATTCTTAGAGGCCTGGTAGCATGCTTGGGGTCACCCCTACAATTATCTCAGTGATTCGGGTCTAAAATGCAAAAGCACTTACCTCCCAGCTTTTTGTTGAGGGCTCACTGAAGAAGTTGTCTATCATATCAAGTTCCTccttttccaccaccacaaaaccCTGTTCCTTAGCATCTTTGCCATACACTTCTGGTGACCACTGTACAAAAAATGTATACAGATGGTCTACCCtgtagaacaaaagaaaaagaatagtgCTGAATTTCCTAGAACACCTATTttagaaatatatacatttcacTACGTTATTTAAAAGGTTACCATTGTGGAAGGGAAGATTTACACATTCACAATGCAGAAGCTGCTAGTGTGGTGGTGGTTTCTATTTAGCTTCATCACAACATCATTTCTCCATAACACTTACAGCAAAACAGAATCTTATAGAAGAACCCACTttgcatgat from Sphaerodactylus townsendi isolate TG3544 linkage group LG01, MPM_Stown_v2.3, whole genome shotgun sequence harbors:
- the NCOA7 gene encoding nuclear receptor coactivator 7 isoform X3, whose amino-acid sequence is MKVQQIPLNFQIIYSARPHQEPTVQIITVEEAKRRQSICSYCEEDGEEDDDNDDALPVLKNQSALLENMHIEQLARCLPARVQGYPWRLVYSTQEHGTSLKTLYRKSASLDSPVLLVVKDMDNQIFGAYATHPFKFSDHYYGTGETFLYTFNPLFKVFKWSGDNTYFINGDVTSLDLGGGDGRFGLWLDADLYHGRSNCCSTFNNDILSKKEDFVIQDVEVWTFE